The Clarias gariepinus isolate MV-2021 ecotype Netherlands unplaced genomic scaffold, CGAR_prim_01v2 scaffold_30, whole genome shotgun sequence genome segment CTTTACGACACCTTCTCTGCCTTCGGGAACATCCTGTCCTGCAAGgtttggcgtgtgtgtgtgtagtttgagcatgttgttctgttttgtgcgtgtgtgtgtaatgccGTGCTTCTCCTGAAGGTGGTGTGTGATGAGAACGGCTCTAAGGGTTATGGCTTTGTGCACTTCGAGACCCACGAGGCTGCAGAGAGAGCGATAGAGAAGATGAACGGCATGCTGCTCAACGACCGCAAAGTGTAAGGAGTGTGTTACaactctcactgtgtgtgtgtgagactaacTTGTGAAGCTTAGGAGTTTAGCCGGACAGAGTttacaccgtgtgtgtgtgtgtgtgtgtgtgtgtgtgtgtgtgtgtgtgtacaggttcGTCGGACGCTTTAAATCCCGTAAGGAGCGTGAGGCTGAGATGGGAGCTCGCGCCAAAGAGTTTACAAACGTCTACATCAAGAACTTCGGCGAGGACATGGACGACGAGAAACTCAAAGACATCTTCAGCAAAttcggtgagtgtgtgtgtgtgtataagactTGGAGACCCACTGATCCTGTACTCTGATGGTGTTAGTACAGTTTATTACATACTCATCTGAGAGTCACATTAATTAATACATAGCGTTTGTTACGGGCAACACACACTACATGTACTAAGGATAACtctgtatgggtgtgtgtgtgtgtgtgtgtaacagggCCTGCGCTGAGTATTCGAGTCATGACTGATGAAGGCGGAAAATCTAAAGGCTTCGGCTTTGTGAGTTTTGAGAGACACGAAGACGCCCAGAGGGTGAGTGTGCACTACAGTACGAGTGACTCTCAGGGGGAGCTAGTGAACACTATGCTCAGGGCTGAGagttaatggtgtgtgtgtgtgtgtgtgtgtaggctgtgGATGAGATGAACGGGAAGGAGTTAAACGGTAAGCAGGTGTACGTGGGTCGAGCACAGAAGAAAGGTGAGAGACAGACGGAGCTGAAACGAAAGTTTGAGCAGATGAAGCAGGACCGCATGACTCGCTACCAGGTACACACGCTcgcgtgcgcgcgcacacactcactcactcacacacacacactctgctaaCCTCTGTCATGTGCTGTAGGGTGTGAACCTGTACGTAAAGAATCTGGACGATGGTCTGGATGACGAGCGTCTCCGTAAAGAGTTCTCACCTTTTGGAACCATCACGAGCGCCAAGGTACTCCCCAGAAACACCCCCCCCCATGTTTGCTCTCACACTGCCAGCCTGAGCGCTGCAGTGTTACCTCTCATGTGTTAACGTTAGCATGTGTCTCTGCTGCCCCCTGCAGGTGATGATGGAGGGCGGTCGATCAAAGGGCTTCGGCTTCGTGTGTTTCTCGTCGCCGGAGGAGGCCACCAAGGCGGTGACGGAGATGAACGGCCGCATCGTCGCCACCAAGCCGCTGTACGTCGCGCTGGCGCAGCGCAAAGAGGAGCGTCAGGCGCATCTCACCAACCAGTACATGCAGAGGATGGCCAGCGTGCGCGCCGTCCCAAACCCTGTGCTCAACCCCTACCAGCCCGCACCCCCGTCAGGGTACTTCATGGCTGCCATTCCTcaggtacgtacacacacacacacacacacacacacacagtttctaatcaacattatatatatatatatatatatacactcagctTACACTGTTATATCTGCCTAACATGTGtgttctggtgtgtgtgtgtgtgtgtgtgtgtgtgtgtgagacaggccCAGAACAGAGCTGCCTATTACCCCAGCAGTCAGCTGGCACAGCTCCGCCCAAGTCCCCGCTGGGCCACCCAGAGCGTCCGGCCGCAGCGTGAGTGACCCAgctactctcacacacacacacacacacacacacacacacacacacacacacacacacacacagtgacgcCCCTGGCTCTGCCCAAAACCTTCTACTTGTCCCCTATGTGCTTAATCAAGGTGTATCATGTGTATACTCCTGGCGCTTTTTGATGACATCACATTGTGCCTCCTGTATGCAGATTTCCAGAACATGCCAAACGCAATCCGACCTGCAGCGCCACGCCCACAGACCTTTGGCACCATCCGCCCAGCGACCAATCAGGTGCCACGCATGATGCCCTCACAGCGCATGggtgagtttgtgtgtatgcttgcgcgtatgtgtgtgtgtctgtgagtgtgtgtgtgtgtatgtgtatatatatatatatatatatatatatatatatatatatataaaattacacacacactcttcaggTTTTTCTCTTACATTcctaactctgtgtgtgtgtgtgtgtagcttctCAGGCGTTAGGCCCGCGTCCAGCCAATGCAGGTGCAGCTACAGCCGCGGCGCCGGTGCGAGCGGTGCAGCAGTACAAGTACACACCTGGAGTACGCAACACACAACAACACCTGACGCCACAAGTCCCCATGCCACAGGTACACACACTTCACatggcactgtgtgtgtatcagatTAACAGCCCACAAAGTAATCAGCTGGTTATTAGTGCTGTCCGAACTGAAGTGTGTATGTTGTAGTAATAGTGTGTGTATTaacgacgtgtgtgtgtgtgttgtcaggCTGCAGTACATGTACAGGGTCAGGAGCCGCTCACTGCCTCCATGCTGGCTGCCGCCCCCCCACAGGAGCAGAAGCAGATGCTGGGTaagttctacacacacacactcgctcacacacaccccatCACTACTCTGGGGAGAGTGTGTATTACCTCATTTCAactacactggtgctggtgctatttacactagacaggagctcagcgggagctgcatgataatacgtcacaggccacgcccactaaacagaaaccACCGTGGCCGatgtcagtttactggttattctccaaactagtatgaaaatgtatttcagtatccaaaagcagtttattcgacgtgttataaccgctgaaagtctttcttcatttttttttttgcttatacaCTATTCGGTCGGTTGTTTGTGTGAAGCCTGCAACTATcagttcttctcttatttcctcatacactttttttttttttttttttttttttaaacgcactTTTCAATTCCTGAAAAGGAATTTGCGCTCCACATTAACAGACTTTGGAtctctgacatttttttttaaccgctccctataactccgcccaccTCTCGTGACATCACGGGTTCTCgcaactagaccagcagagtttaggggccggttcggtgcttattttagggcaccggcaccaatttttttctgtggaaaagcgcactggttccaaaattggaaaccggcacgggaaccagagcagtggaaaaggggtataTGCGTGCAAGAGTAAAGTTTCTGGAAGCTGCCACTAGGGGGTGCACTGctgctatattttttttaaaagcacacaTTGGCTTTCAGCCCAAAGCTTTCATACAGTGTCTGTCTCCtctaactctgtgtgtgtgtgtgtgtgtgtgtgtgtgtgtgtgtgtgtgtgtgtgtgtgtgtgtgtgtaggtgaacGCCTGTTCCCATTGATCCAGAACATGCACCCGACCCTGGCTGGGAAAATTACTGGCATGCTGCTGGAGATCGACAACTCGGAGCTGCTGCACATGCTCGAGTCTCCAGAGTCACTGCGCTCcaaggtgtgtatatatatatatacacacacacacacacacacacacacacacacacagagtactaATTTTATGTGCGTTTATAAACAGTATGTGCTGTAGTACTGAGGGGGTTTGGGGGTTTTCTTGCAGGGGTGGGGTTTTAGCACTGTGGGTGGAGTTCTGTCAGTgtgcttaagtgtgtgtgtgtgtgtgtgtaggtggatGAGGCGGTGGCTGTGCTGCAGGCTCACCAGGCGAAGGAGAATGCTCAGAAATCTGTGAGCACCGCACCTGTTCCTGCTGTGTAATCACACATAACGAGAACCAGGTGTGTACTGATgcggaaacacacacacacacacacacggtgtgtGAAGTAACTTGTGTTTTTCCTCTCGTCCTCCCACAGGATAATCTCTCTGCGTTCAGCTGCTTCACCCAGACTGggacaaggaaaaaaataaataaataattaaacatagaaaaaaataaaacgctgaaaaaagagaaaagaagagaaaaggaaaaaacagatTTCAGATGCAAACACTGCCGGGTCTCACGGAGGCCctgactataaataaataaatacacccaAAAAAAcggcaaaacatttaaaaattaatttgacaTGAAATCattccttttgtttttattcttctcGCTGTCtgagtgtctgtctgtctgtctgtccgtctcgtCCTTCCTCACACTCGATAGCTGGGCTCTGGGAACATGTGAATTGGATTAATAAAGTTTGAAACATGTTTATCTTTGGTGTTTGTTGTCTTTTACTCCAACGCTGAGGTCTAAGCGTCTCGGACTCGTTCGATTCAATTTTGTTTGTATAGTgtttaaagaatttatattgttgcaaagcagctttacacaacctAAAGAATTAAGTGTGTTAAATAAGGCTGAAGGTCACAGCAAGGTCAATGTCTGAAATAGCTTTCACTGTAACAGATCTGTGTGCACATTGTAGTTACAGTAAAGACCAGACGACTGGCAGATGAACTTTGAGCTTTTGGTAACTCTATTGAAAAATCATCAACTGCAGGTTTGTGCCAGAAAACCAACCGGTTCCACTGAAATCTATCGATTCTGCCAGAACAGGAGGTCAGGGCCCGCATTCACAAAGcgtcttaagcctaaaagttgctcctagtgatgaaattcctaaaaactttaaaattaagAGTAGCGAGAAGgacttaagagtttctatagcagaggacaaaatggcagaaGGAAGAAATaatctccaaacactgaacatgaagctaaaagtaaacacggCTCTTCTGTCCAGTTTGGATTGTTGACTACATatcatccaaaagtgcaacttacaGAACAGACTGAACAGTAAAATCTGAGACATTTTCttccatcaatctgaaatggatcacaagtaataaaatcaggatgataaataaatgtaagaacttaaatatagtaactactgtgtggaaattagTTGCTTCAAAAGGTAacacatttacaatatttggcTGTTTCACttaactttaatatatttagtcTATAGCTaaataaagtagcctgtagtcatgattatacaacttctttatatacaaaaacctttttagaggttgtttttaattaaccaatcacagtctTTGAATTGCTGCATAATCCTAAGTAACggggtcaaacacacacacacacactaagataAAAGGTTTAGTATTgtccttactcagagttgctctcagacgtttcctaaatcacttttagccTAAGATAGGAGGGGGCTCTCAGAGAATTCTataaagctttgtgaatacgggcccaggtGTCCAAGCAGAACTCTGTCAGGATCAGGTGTTCTGAAAGCTCAGGGAGAAGCCCATTAAGAGCAGTTCTGGTTCTGAGAGAGCGCTGGGTGAGCGGTTCTGGTAAGAAagtagggagtgtgtgtgtgtgtgtgagacggtgTCTTTCCCGTTGCAGTCAGTGTGTGAGAGGTTACtgcagatcaacaaccttcagCTTCTGTACAGTGTAATAAAGTGTACAGTCAGTATGATAAAGTGTGTTATAAATAACTTCAGGAGCTGACggtgactgacacacacacacacacacacacacacacggtgcgCTGGTGGCCTTGACTGTTGGTGAGAGGAGCCAGTTTCAGGGACAAGATGAAAACACACATCACGTCATACAGCCTGagtcacaattacacacacacacacaacacttgtCTCTACTGCTGTATCTACATTGGTTGATAACGTGAGGAACATGCTgtacctgtgtgtatgtgtgtttattataaatagttgAACCGATGTGTCTGAAGCTCAGAGTTCTTCTGATTATTAatgtgatccagaccccctctgtcctctggacctgtctgactcgtcctggtgtccctcttctggttggagatctcgtcacatggacgccccgtgtggtctgtctgggatgcgtgtggtgtctggggacggttccactttaacatgaagacggtcctgtccttggCTGATACAGACAgatgtttctctgaggactcgtgactgcagtcactcgatagttcaggactggagtttcctacagtctacctgagcctccaataaccaactggactccatatgaacttctccacatctcctgttatactgaacttccagcctcctaacacacagtatgagtgcagatcaatccctgctatctgttttcacacagatgaggatgggttccctgttgagtctggttcctctcaaggttccttcctattaccatctcagggggtttttccctcagcaccgtcaccctcggctcgttcatcagggacgatctgatcattctgattcacacacacacacatctcatacacacttataataatcattgtgattgtgtaaagctgctttacaacaataacaactgttaaacgcgctatacaaataaaataaattattgttattatttatattacacacacTTCAGGGTCCAATTTTGACTCCCgcctcggtgtgtgtgtgtgtgtgtgtgtggagtttgcatgttctccctgtgcctggtGTGTCTCCTCCGTCAGTTTAAACACATGCAGTGTAAGCTAACTGGCtttcacaaattgcctgtaatgtgtgaatgagtaagtgtgtgtgtgtgtgtgtgtgtgtgtgtgtgcactttcaCCTGCATGTTGTTTGTGTCACCGTTAGAGCGGAGTGCTGTGACCTGCAGTAAGGCACCGCTGAGTCAGTGACCTTTTGACCTTCAACtttaaacacaagaacacagagAGCAGATACACACCTTCACTTCAACACACAATGCGGGATGGagtgca includes the following:
- the pabpc1a gene encoding polyadenylate-binding protein 1A gives rise to the protein MNPSAPSYPMASLYVGDLHPDVTEAMLYEKFSPAGPILSIRVCRDMMTRRSLGYAYVNFQQPADAERALDTMNFDVIKGRPVRIMWSQRDPSLRKSGVGNIFIKNLDKSIDNKALYDTFSAFGNILSCKVVCDENGSKGYGFVHFETHEAAERAIEKMNGMLLNDRKVFVGRFKSRKEREAEMGARAKEFTNVYIKNFGEDMDDEKLKDIFSKFGPALSIRVMTDEGGKSKGFGFVSFERHEDAQRAVDEMNGKELNGKQVYVGRAQKKGERQTELKRKFEQMKQDRMTRYQGVNLYVKNLDDGLDDERLRKEFSPFGTITSAKVMMEGGRSKGFGFVCFSSPEEATKAVTEMNGRIVATKPLYVALAQRKEERQAHLTNQYMQRMASVRAVPNPVLNPYQPAPPSGYFMAAIPQAQNRAAYYPSSQLAQLRPSPRWATQSVRPQHFQNMPNAIRPAAPRPQTFGTIRPATNQVPRMMPSQRMASQALGPRPANAGAATAAAPVRAVQQYKYTPGVRNTQQHLTPQVPMPQAAVHVQGQEPLTASMLAAAPPQEQKQMLGERLFPLIQNMHPTLAGKITGMLLEIDNSELLHMLESPESLRSKVDEAVAVLQAHQAKENAQKSVSTAPVPAV